Below is a genomic region from Asterias amurensis chromosome 4, ASM3211899v1.
GAGCTGGTTGGAGTACAagacttgattttttttatgaactctGTTGTATGTCTGGACCAGTTTCTGAGGtaattagtttgtttgttaCAAATGAACAGTGCAAAAGATAATCTCAGTTAAAATGAGTTTTTTTATTTGCTCTGTGTGTAGGTATTAAACAGGCGTTGTGTTGAAGCAGGTGTCCTAACATCACTGGCACTTTCTTGTCAAATCAACAAACGATCATTATTTGATCGCAAGCACTACTTCTATGCAGACCTGCCGGTAGGTAAGAagagtaaataataaatagtatTTTGCAACACATGGATTAACTTTAGTTTGTAATGTTTGGTATATGTAATACTATGAACAATTTTATGtttattaaccctcctactttggtactttttaaaaatagcaAGTTGATGCACCAATTTGATGCACCAATTTGAAACCATTCACTGTCATTGTTTTGAATGGTGACATAACTGTACAGTGTCATTTCCCAAatatgtgttgttgttttttaatggcAGATAAGCTGATAGATACATGGCCTTGTAATATTAGTCTTCATTACACAAAGACTCCATTTATTTATGGTAGCACACAGAGGTGTAATGCACCAACCAATCAAAACCATTTGAGTGGTAGCACAGCTGGCCATCAGCACTTTTCACAATGATAACCTTTCCTGTGTAATGGCAACTGGGACATGTGAGAATTGgaatttttaatgaatttgCATAATTTGAAGTAAGTAGGAAAGTAAATCAAGAATATTCTCGTTTATGATCTTGAATGCAGTCAGGGTACCAGATCACTCAGCAGAGACTTCCCATTGCAGAGAATGGTCAGATTACTTTCACATTATTTGACAAGAAACATAAAGAAAAGCCAACAAGTCACAGAATAAGAATCAAACAAGTTCAACTTGAGCAAGATTCAGGAAAGAGTCTTCACGATGACGTCAATCATGAGACTCTGGTCGATCTCAATCGAGCTGGTAAGTTTTCAATCTTATATTTACAaagatttttacaaaaacacaatgtttacaATCATCTGGACCCAATTTTCAAACACAAGAACTTACTAAGCACAGTATAccattgcttagcagaaacattaccagtcaaaataaaaattaagtttgcattgttgtggctggtgccccactcaaaatgtccaccccccccccaaattgcCCAATAAGGCAGAGGTGTCCCTTTAAATTGAGCTTGTAGTTTGACTTCAAATACTGAGTGCTTTGAGTAGATAATGCTCTATATAAGAACTgcgtactattattattattattacattgttAGGAGTTGGATTGATGGAGATCGTGACCGAACCAGACTTGTCAAGCTCACTGGAAGCAGCAACCTTAGTCAGAGAGTTACAACTCATTCTACAATGCATCGGAACGTGTGATGGGCGTATGGATGGTAAGCATTTTCTTTGTCATAAATTCATGACATTTGATTCATTTCATATCTAAAAATACTGCTCTCCAATGATGGGAAACTAGAGGTCAATCTACTTTTTTAGAATGTGAAATGCGCATTGGCACCATTTCAGCAAGCAAATGTTtgtatatagaagagtttgcggtaacaccatgtaataacaacctctaaatgagttggggtgattctgaaaagaaccgttgggttaactcggcgtttcgatcagtatgctctgatcgtcttctggagaatgctgaactctgatgctgcatgctgcttaagtactagggggtggatcagcggtgatgcacgaaggcgggaaatgtaggtgggaagtgaactcgatgatgcgtggtgaaacctgttgtggagccttgggtgttgtgtggggggtgtgtgctcactgaaccgtgtcagtaggaacaagcacaggggatagtgagggtgtggggcctaggtgactgagggtatagatgacccaaagcagtctaatagttggggcctagggggtgaccgtggatatagaagatccattggtcgggagaagggggagccagatgtcgctgatgtggaagccgatgtcttggggtacggtgtcatgcttgtggatctcgatggcctctctaatgCTTCTAGGGTGCCACGTCTGGATGGGAGCGATGATTACAGCAGCATCCCAGTTCACTCGGTGGTCAGCCatgtgggaatgcttgacgATGGCGGATTTATCGAAGTCCCCCCTCCTTCCAAATGTTTGTAATATCATCATGATCTATTGTTTCATCAAAGAAAGTTGCTTATTGAAATGGCATCAAAACTCCAGTGcacatttcacatttcagcctaAATTCCCCAATATGCGCCATATGTGCTTTGTAATTATTGCTGCTAACTAGGTCTCAAGTTTTGTGAGATGAAACTCATGTATCCATGTTGTGTTTATTCTCTATtctattttttctatttatgaCTAAAACACGGAGAGAGGTTGCTAAATGATTACACTAAAAATGTTTCatgttttcaacagagggcTCCCTTCGTGTTGATGCCAATGTCTCTGTGAACAGACCAGGTGACCCACCAGGTACAAGGGCAGAGGTCAAGAACATCAACAGTGTCCGCTTTGTTAGGAATGCTATAGGTATGTTAATTATCATAAACTCAGTCATGGAAACTGCTAAAAACAGATGAGCTCCCGGCACACCATTACACCAGAGCTCCTCCCAAACTGCTTTCCGAACCCCCAGCTTTCCACACCCGGGCCCTCCACACCCAGTCTCTCACACAGCCTTCCACATCCCTAGCTCTCCATTCCCTCAGGTCTCCACATCCCCAGCCATCCCCAGCCCTTTACACCCAGCCTCTCTTACACAGCCCCCAAATCCCAGCTGTCCATGCCCTCAGCTTTCTACACCCAGCTCCTTCACACCCAAGCTTTACACATCTCAAGCTCTCCACACCTCATCTTCTCCACACCCCAGCCTCAATCACACAGCCTCTCCACATATCACATTTCCATACCCCACCTGCAACCCGATGAATAGGAGGATAACCCATGAAGCCAAGGTGTGTTTCAGCAGATATATGATAAGTGTGCTTGTGTTACTCTGAATAGTTTGATGACTAATTGAAGGATTTCATTTTCTTGATTAATATGTTCAGAGGATTAAAGATAAAGtcaaaatggttttgttttcagaCTATGAGATCAAAAGACAAATAGAGCTCCTTGAAGATGGTCACGATGTCATAGCAGAAACACGCTCTTTTGATCTTAAAACAGGGTAAGTTATTATTAGTGTGTCTTGGCTAAATGTGCACTGAAGGCAAAGTAATGGTGTTTTTGAGCTAAAcaattaaaagtagaatagtaCTTAGGAGTTGGACCTCACTAAGAAACTGTGTAATTTTGTATCCAAAGCCTACTTGTTTTAAAGATCGTGGAACATCAATTTGTCTGAAGTGCCTCTGTTAATcagcattatgttgacaaaagCCAAATAATCAtcctacctttaaaggcagtggacacttttggtaattactcaaaataattattagcataaaacctttcttggtgatgagtaatggggagaggttgatggtatgaaacattgtgagaaacggctccctctgaagtgcaatagctttcgagaaacaattaattttccacgaatttgattttgagacctcagatttagaacttgaggtctcgaaatcaaccatctaaacgcacacaacttcgtgtgacatgggtgtttttctctttcattattatctcgcaagttcgatgaccgattgagctcaaattttcacaggtttgttattctatacatatgttgagatacaccaactgtgaaggctagtctttgacaattaccgatagtgtccactgcctttaactcaatACAATTGCATCTCCTGAAGCACAAAGTGAGTCTGTAACTACAGGAGTAGAGAGTGTTATGAAGTATTTGCAAACTTTTGTTTAGTTTCCAACCTCCAAAGTTGTGTGAATGGTTTGTAGGATGCCTCTGGTTGTACTAACAGTGTGAAGTACCTAGATACAGTGCAATTAAAGTCATGTttaaatgttattgttaaatgttattgttattattttaaggtATAAACGTCAGATTTGCTAGGTTCAGACTACCTACATAATCAAGAACCAACATATTTTGACTGTAAGAGTTTTGTtcttttcaaatcatttcaggCAGACTGTCCCCATGCGTGACAAGGAAGGAAAGCAAGACTATCGTTTTATGCCAGAGCCTAATCTACCACCACTCATCCTTTATGATAGTAACACCATTAATAAAGCCTCTCATAACAGCAGTATTGTAAATATTGATGAGGTCAGGGGTCAGCTGCCAGAGTTACCAGAAGCTAAGAGACGAAGACTTGTTGTGGATTATGGCATAAGGCTGGATAGTGCAGTCAAGCTTGTGGTACGTGTGTCAGTATAAATTGTAGGAAAAACAAAAGTCTATATCAACACTGGTTTAACTGGTTTTACTGCGTCGGACTTGAGTTCTGATGGCTGAATCTGTAGGGTGTGGGTTCGCTtccctgtcatgacacttgtgtccttaagcatggcacttaaccataactgcttctcttaacccaggTGTACAAATTGGCACATGAGAGGGCTGAGACAGTATTGTGTTGGATAAATCCCCTAGCGCTAATTTAAGCAGATAGGGGTTGTAtgctcccaagggagctgaaaAAGTTAGAGGAATTGTCTAAAAGTATGAACCGAGATACAAATTTTGTCAAGCACTTTGATGTAGCTACTAGGATATGTGCGTTTTTATAGAATGAattagtattatttttattattaacgataacaaactttgaaaactgtttcCAGACTCACAACCTTAACTAGAACGTTATAATCACCTTGCAGTATATTTGAACTCACTTCAATTAATTATCTATGTAACAAGTTTATCAATCGCTGttatacaaaacaatttttgttgttaaaaagtTTGTACAAATCCTACTCTTCATTGACCATTGTTTTGTCAGCTAAATGACCTTATAACAAGAATAAtttacttgtttttgttgtgcaGAATGAAGATGGTTTAGTGGATTTCTTTGAAGCTGTAATCCAAGACAAGTCTGAGCGAGATCCACAAAAGATTGTGAATTGGATTGAGACTGAACTCCTGAGGTGCCTTAATGAGTATGACCTCCATGTTGCTGAAAGGTAAAAGCTAATTACATCCTTTTGGCATATTGGAACCATTGGCTAAGACTGGCTTGATCATCATGTCAACATGTGTTGAAGCATTTAAAGCACATAGCAGCACCCATAGCTCTAGCTGCTGCCGCAGCCGCCAGTTAAGACACTGCCTAAATGAGTATGTAACTAAAAGGCCAAGTGTATTGCAGTATGACCTCTCTTGTtttttgctttactttactttatttCATCTCAAGGCATAACAGAATACAGTTTATACTTATTATGATTTATGCATGTTTAAATATAAAGATCAGAATAATAACATTTGAATAACACCACCTAGAGATGCAGGGGACCCACTGTAGACCCTATGCAAATAAGTTTAATAGGGCACCTTCATCTAAAGGTCAAGGGAAGGTACTTCATTGGCTGACACTATGCGCTTCGCAAACACAGATGTGCATTTTGCCCTGTTTAATTATCATTTTACTTCAAAGGTGGGGGCGTGATGCAAACTGTGGCAGTGTCTATTACAAACAATGCCCGTGTTTTTGAAGTTCATTAAAACCGtgaatataataatattgagtcTAACTTGGAagacttccccccccccctagttaAAGGGGTGGTGGAGAATGCAATAACCTCTTGCTATGGCTGTTACAATAATCGGATGATAGTCTTGAtgtgattgtatgtatttgtctcTGCAGCCCACTTGACTCTGCTACACTAGGTGAGCTTTGTGATCTAATGAGTGATGGAACAATTTCTTCCAAAATTGGGAAGAAGATCATGACAGAAATATTTGACGGTAACACAAGAACCATTCAAGAGGTAAGAGCTAGTTTCATTTGTGCTGTCAAGACATTTCACTTTTAATTCATACTTGTTTAAATTTCTCAACCACTTTGCGTCagtatttgtaaatattttgtgtgCCCAACCTTCGTAGTATTTTTTAGAACTTTTTGGGGCTTCTTGAGTTattgttttcctttgaaaattGTATTGCCACACACAAGGGAACATTGACTTAACAAAAGAAAGACAACAAAGTTTCTCATAATTGGCTTTGGGATTTGATCATTTCATGTGAGAAAATTTAGTATGTACCATGCTTGTTACGGATATTGTGTGCCTTTAATTTTTCATGGTATGAGCATCAAAACCATACACTTATAAAAGTAGATAGTTGTGAACATGATAGCATGATATATGACCAGCGTGCTTATCAAGTCTCACTTGTATAAAGTTGTGGCTAGTGGAGTCAGTAAATTCTGAGTTCTTGTGGCCACAATATTATGGTAAGTAAGGTGTCATGgacgagtggttaagagcatcgaagtTGGGAGCATTCacgttctggtggttaagtcatcaaagtgttagttcgaatcctggttgtggcatttgtgtccttgagcaagatactttactgtgattgcttctcttcacccaggggtataaataggtacctgcgagggtagaggttgatattgtgtatgacaAAGTCTTTGGAACACTAAGGTTGCCCGTCaaaggttgtatactccccagggaactGAGTAAGATTGAAAGgaatgtttattggcccaatgaccagtgTACTAATGTCAAGTGCATTGAGATGGTTAAGGTTAAGTGcactataattattatattattagtaGTAAGAAGacgtgtttttttaattgttaatgAAATACAAATAAAGCAACTTTGTGTATTTGGCGGTGTATATTCTACAGGATAATGATAAGACGAATTTTGATTCAATTCTAGATGATCAAAGACGGTGACTGGGCACAAATTACCAACCGAGAGGAACTGAGTCAACTTTGTGATCAAGTTTTACAGAATAATCAACAAGTGGTGAGTTACTAGAAAGACACTTCCCTCAATCACCCTCAGCACAAATGACTTGTCATCAAATTAACTCACCTTTTATAGACAGAAAATAAGACACCTACAAAATAAAGTGCTGTATGCATTTTGTTCGTGCAAAGAGAATGCAAAATCAAGTAGTTAAttacaaggaaaactgactgtgtaaattttaaataagttttggttgaacaaagagaaaaagactagagtgggatttgaacctgtgttTTCTGGATTAATGTATTTTCGTTCAGCGCTTTATCTAGCTCTAAGTTGGcggtctctctattttgtcattatctttgtttggggttcCAGTCAGAAGCTATTCAACTTGTAACTGGGCAgtgatcacacccaagtttaggATTTACTGTGAAGGTAGTATCAGTGAGACCAACAAGGCTGGATTTAACAAAGCTTGCAAAAtctaatcaatcaatcaatcaatcaatcaatcaatcaatcaatcaaacgtaatttgtatagcgcctatGATTACGCACATCAAGACCAGAGTGTATGAATTATATGTTTTGTATAAACAACGTTGCCATAAATGTTCATTTgttgattattttctttttcaggTTGAATCTTACAAATCTGGTCACAAGAGAGCCGTCAATCGCCTGATGGGAGAAGTGCAGAAAGTAACACATGGCAGAGCAGATCCTGTCATCATTATGGACTTATTCACTTCCAAACTAAACAGGTAGCATTGATCCTGGTCTACATAGAATTGAAGTAGGATGGAGCTAATGGAACGCCATATACCATTAGCAGGTTGATGTAGAAGTTATGTTGTCATCAAGGATTGAATAAAGAGCAACAACAGCTGCTTAGACTAAGTGCATCATCTGGATATCTTAAAGTTTTAGAAAGCTGTTCATTACACAGTGGTTTATCTATGGATGTaagctgtgtacaaaccaatacagtaacattttattttgtgggACAGATGTGCATTATATAAAAGATGTCATGAACAaggcagggctgtatgcttcgtttttgaaagggcaagggcaccaaggcattttcgtcttggtaaagggcaccctatggtgaaattgcaaatttgtactggagcatttcaatggcaccaaggcaattaccagggGCCTCGAAGGCAATcgtctttgttgcctccgtgaagtatcaggcctgataaaGTAGGTGACCTTCTAGATTATATTCTTTCGcgcaaaaacttgctaagcgcaAAATATTATTGATGAGCATAAACAGtaggtttgcattgttgtggctggtgtccTGCCTAATTTTTGCCtagcaaagacattttgtcaagcaatattttctacttaACAGCTTTGTGGATTTGGGCCCAGATTAAAGTGGGACCTTCTGCCTATCATGTTGGTTGGCAGTGGAACAATTGAGGGTGCAGTACTGCTATGACTGCCCTTGACTATTGCGTTGTCAAATTGAAAAAGGGTGGTTGATGGCAGCACATCCGTCTTATGTGACATGAGCCAACCTTGTCAGGTCGGCCGAAgtctaaaataaatcaatttttcATCAATTATTCCATAATTCAATTAAATTTCTCTCAAAAGGAGAAAACCTCCAATCACCATATGAAAAACTTAATAAATTTATGGATAATTTCCAGTTTTATATTTCTGTAAATTTGTgagttgttatttttgtctaTTGTTATGCCTTTACTCATACTTGTacaaagggaaaacaaatttaatgtttttatcaagacaaTTTTGAGTCTTTGAGTCTTGAGTATTAGCGATTTGTTACAACATGGGGCTCAGTGATTCAACTTTGAGGAGATTTTATAAATCTAAGGATTAAGATTGGGCCTCAAGAAAACTAAAAGCAAAAAtcgatttgagaaaaaaaaaaaaaaaaaaaagcagattgTCAGGGTGTTTTTCAGGGGTAAATAGCAAACATTCCAAACGGCTAACCTGCCCCAAAAAAGGTTTGGTTGTCTGGAAACATACGAGGCTGGGAGActcttaatattaatttttgttgagtattttttaatattatttattcacgagcctcgaagtgctATGGCAGATATTTTAGGCTAGCCGAAGCGAAATAAATGTACATATCAAtctcaacagagggcgcacttcagACCCACCGTTAATTTTCAGAGAGCTATTCTCTAGTGTACGCGGCATGTAGAGCCGCCGAACATATAAAAAATATGCACTGACTGCACCCGAAGGTTAGAAATGACACACACTGGTGGGACTCTTCGGTCTTCATGTAGAATACtttgtaataaatattttgtattcaaGTAATATCTTAAGAAGTATAGTCTGAAATGACTTGAacgaatttaattgaatttaagCCCTTTTGGGATGGAAGTTTGATCTGTCAAGCTAGACTTTGGTTTGGTTTGTGTAGTGCTCCCACCACCGCCGGGAattatttcttgcttttttatATCCCGTTGGTCTGAAACTTGttgcttgattttgttttactttatggATTCATCACACCCCCATGATCAAAAACGAATAATATAATTTTGATATTGGAAAGATCCATCTCAAGACTGCACTTTGTTTCAATGTGTCGagataataataaccgtattataacccgccttttgccaaaggacaACAAGCGCCAGGTACTTCTACTGGAAGGTGAGTGGCCAGAAGTTTGATCTCGAGACGTCCTTAGCAccatgtgatgttttttttataaggtatccaggcgcaatatgctgccagccaggaacaccggggcaaaaccttcgataagtgcactgggttcttttacatgcgtttacacaacacatggcaccgacggctttacgtcctatcCTCAGGGTGTCTTGCTAAAGAACGCAAATGCCACAGCTCGATtcggaacccacactctgctgatcagaatcaccagagtttgaattaaacctcttgaaaacaaattaaatgtgtTTTCAGACAACTAAATTTAAGATTTCTTTCAATTATTGGCAGGTCAGCCGCCGCTTGGAATTGAGCTGCTCAAAATCGGATTAAGCGCTGCCTCTAGATTGAGCACTATCTTTAAAATACCCCTCTTTAACTTCTAAAATCCTGGACGTTATTCGTGGAAATGTGTGTCATTGTGTGGAATGTCacattaatttttattgcaTGATTTTGAGAATGATTAAATCCATTATAAATCATATTTCATTTatcattctaaaaaaaaatgagacaaACTATTTGGAGCAATTTAAATATCTATTAAAGGTATGGCATTTTTAGCAAATTATCATCTTATTTAGTTCAACCAGTAATGATAAGCTGAAAGGTTAAGAAGATTGATCAGAAAATCACGGAAAATCACTCCTCTTGCCTTCTTTGCAATACAATATTTTTGGCTAATAACCCCATCGGCCTGTGAACAATGGAATGGAATGGAATAGTATTGCCCTTGGCGTTGCGTTGTAAAAATGAAAAAGGGCTGTTGACGGAAAAACATCCGTCCACAATTATCATCATAATTTATTCAACAATTCAATTAATTTTCCCTCTTGGAATTAATTTGAAGAGCACCTCAGTACACTGGGAGCAAGCCAGTTTTGGAAAAGCACATTCAGGTGTATTTTTCAGGGGTAAACATCACTAGGTCGAATCGGCTGAACTGCTAAAAACtggaagaaatctgaagtttagttgtctgAAAACatatttgattggttttcaagagattgaGCGACTCTAAATATTGTTAAAGTATTTTTATGACTAATAATTCACGAGGGATAGGAGCGGAAataattttatatatatacGCGTAAATtatatcaacagagggcgcacttcagACCCACCGTTAATTTTCAGCTCCAATGTAGCTAGCTTGCATGCTGTAGCAACGTCGTGCGTGCACAGTTCACGGGATGGATGTAGTCGATGCCTAGAACATCTTGCCTGCACTTTATGCAGCAAGTGAGTCGGCACACATAATTATGGCTCAGTATACTATCAATCAGTCTCCATAAagaatgttttgtaaaatttggTAAATAGTGATAGCTTGAGAAGTGTAGTCTAAAATACTGAAATGTGGGAATTGAAGCTCAAAAGTTTTGCTGATTTCTGGTCGTCAACAGCTAGAGTCTCTACACTTTAGTGATGGTTGTCTGGTTCTTTCATCCAGTATATTAATGGGCATTGTTTCTTGGGCCTGAAACGCTGTTGTTCTTTAGATTGAGCAAAATCTTATTCCCATTGTAAAACCCACCATCTATTTATCTTTTTATTGATATAATAAGTGGTAAGTTATAAGAGGTCCCTACCACACCCACTAGTGACAATTCTAACCATAGCGTATTTAACGTCATGTGATTGGTCGAAGTAAATTCTCCAAACCACCCGTCTCCTGTACAAAAACTTGGAGTACAATAAAAAgtattatgaatattcataagaaATAATACCTTGTATGCGCATACAGACTGCGCACACTTACATCGGCAGTGATGCTATGGTAAATTGCGAGTTGTATGGTGCCTTGACTTCCATCCAAAGGTGTACATTTAATCActaagaggaaaacaaaatagtctgaCCCCATTGAGCAGACGTGTGTTGAGGACGGAAGAGACGGTCGTCCGTGAGATCGTTGTCGGTGTATGCTGAATAATTGCCGCAATTTCGACTTATTTGGAGCACATTCTGGACAAAGTTATCGTATTCATGTAAATTAAATGAGTGGCTATTGAGACCGGTTGATATTGTCCAGAATCGATTCATATTCTTAGACTTATTTGTTAGAGTTGGAGCTAGCTGGTAGCGGAGTTTGCATGTTTCAAATCTTCGTTTTGTTTGGCCAACAACTGATGGAATATTGATCAACAACACACAACACAGTGCAGTGCAGTCAAATAATCTGATGGCGAGGACTAAGCTAGATTTGGATTAAACTCTGGTGAGTGGTATTTACAATTTCAAGATCATTTGTCTGATAATATATTTCAGTTTAAAATGTGTTCACAATAAATAACATATTACAAAATGTCCTATTTTTCACCAGACAGCAGTGAAAACACACCCTAGACCTAGTCTTACTTACATTAATAGAGCAAGGAAATAGTACTGATAGTTACTCTAACTAATCCAACACAGGCCATgcttttatcattattttaaaaagtgttaacTTTAACTAT
It encodes:
- the LOC139936665 gene encoding glutamyl-tRNA(Gln) amidotransferase subunit B, mitochondrial-like, which translates into the protein MIKFFSSQAANPAPKIRAHKGWVSVIGLEIHAQIASKTKLFSGSKVQFMAPPNSLVSYFDASLPGTLPVLNRRCVEAGVLTSLALSCQINKRSLFDRKHYFYADLPSGYQITQQRLPIAENGQITFTLFDKKHKEKPTSHRIRIKQVQLEQDSGKSLHDDVNHETLVDLNRAGVGLMEIVTEPDLSSSLEAATLVRELQLILQCIGTCDGRMDEGSLRVDANVSVNRPGDPPGTRAEVKNINSVRFVRNAIDYEIKRQIELLEDGHDVIAETRSFDLKTGQTVPMRDKEGKQDYRFMPEPNLPPLILYDSNTINKASHNSSIVNIDEVRGQLPELPEAKRRRLVVDYGIRLDSAVKLVNEDGLVDFFEAVIQDKSERDPQKIVNWIETELLRCLNEYDLHVAESPLDSATLGELCDLMSDGTISSKIGKKIMTEIFDGNTRTIQEMIKDGDWAQITNREELSQLCDQVLQNNQQVVESYKSGHKRAVNRLMGEVQKVTHGRADPVIIMDLFTSKLNR